Sequence from the Malaciobacter pacificus genome:
TAATTGACTCTTAGGATTCCACAATGATTTTTGTACTTGTTCTAGTGCAGCTTGCATCTTTAGAATTTCTTCTCTAAAGTCATATACATTAGTTTGAATAGGTTTTGGATTTGATATAAGAGTATCTTTTTGTGCAATATTAATTGATTTAGTATGATTAAAGTTCTTGCCTTCCTCTTCAATAGCAACAACAACCTCATACATATCTTTACCACTTTCTTTTGCATTAGAAATTTTTTTAGTTGATACAACTATTGCTTCTTCTCCACATTTTTCTTGAGCTAAACGCAATGCAATTGTAGGTGTTTCTCCTAAAAAAGAGAGCATATTCATTTTAATCTTCCATCTTTATATATTTTTTCAAAACTTCCATCATCTTTTTTTATTCTTATGAAATCTTCATTTTCATAAATTATCTTTCCTTGTTTTTCAATTTCAATACCTCCAAAATTGAAAACTACAGAATTATCTTCATATACTTTTACATCTTTTTCACAAACTATAGTGTTTTTATTAATATAATGAGTTGTAATATATTCATTACTTTTTACATCTGTAATTTTTAAGGGAATACATGCTTTATTTAGTTGAGAAACATTCTTTATTTTAAACATAGAAGGATCTATCTTTTGTTCAAAATTTATAGCCTGTTTTGACACAAGAACAGTAATAGCCATAATATTAGTACAAAAAAATATCAAAAAAAAGCTAAGCCTTAACATCAAAAGCATTACCTCCATTTGCAATACTAATCTCTTCTACTAAATCTTTATACATTTGCTGAACAGGTAACACAATAGAAGCAAGTTTTTTATTTAGTTTATATAGTTCTTTAAGCTCTACCTCTAATTCATCTACTTTTGATCTAAAAATATTAACATCAACCCCTTGTTCCATTTGACTTACTAATTCTTTATTCAAATCAATTTTTAAATTTGAAATTTCATCAATCAATCTATGTTTTTCATCATTTCTTTTTAATAAATCTTCATGTTTAGCTAATTTTATATCTTCTATATCTTCTAATATAGAAGTTTTTAGTTCTCTGATAAGTTCATTCATTTTATTTACTATATTTACTACCATGAAAAGCCTTATTTATTATTCTCTTTACTCAAAAACTCATACAACATATTACTAATACCCAAAGTTCCAGATGAATTATCTGCAATAGATTGAATATACATTCCTTTTACAATATCAGATCCTGGAGATTCTCCTGCCACTTTTGTATTTTTCAAAGATATATCCATAATTTGATTTAAAAAGTAAGACTCAAAACTATCACAAACTTCCCTTAATTTTTCATCTTCTAAATTTTTTGTTTCAATATTATCAAACTTATTAGTTTTGAATATCTCAGTATTAATTAAATTGTTACTATTTATTTCCATTATTCCAACCTATCAAAGAAATTTTCTTCACTTAATATATCTGATTGATTATCTTGAGAAAAGAATCTAAGTTCAACTCTCCTATTATCACTAGATGTGTTACTCTTAGGATGATAAGAACCATAAGCAGAAACTTTTAAAACAGCTGGATCAATTCTATTTTTAATTAATTCTTTAACAACTGATATTGATCTTAATGCAGAAATATCCCACTCATCTCTAGGAATTGTAGCACTATTTAATCTATTAGTATCTGTATGTCCAATTATTTCTATATTAAATGTTTGAGGCATTGTTCTAATTACCCTTGCAATTTTTCCTATAAATCTTTTTGCTTCAGGACTAGTTAAATTATATTCACCATCATTAAACATAATAGTTGATGGAATATCTAATACAAACTCATTTTTACCTTTTTCAATTGATACTTCTTGACTTTCAATAGTTTGAGTAGAATTAATCTCATCTACAATCTCCTGCATTTGAGCACTACTTTGTTCCATTTCTGATTGACTGTCTGATTCTTCAGATTCAGAAGAACTATCTTGAGTAGAATGTTTTTCACTTTGTGTTTCTACATCCGTTGAAGCATCAATAAATCCCATTGCCTTTTTCATTACTTCAAAATACTCTTCAACTTTTTTCTTGTCCATTACTGCCATAGATAATAAAAGAATAAAGAATGTTAAAAGTAAAGACATCAAGTCCCCAAATTGTACAAGCCAACCTGGTAAACATTTAGGACATTCAGGACACTTCTTTGCCATAAATACTACTCTTCAGTCTCAACTAAAATTGCATTTAGTTGCATTTTAATATTTCCTATTGATTCTTCAGCTGCAATCATTGTTGCACCTTGAATAATAACTTCACAAGCAGTCTCTTCAACTGCATGTTTTTGAGATAATTTGCTTTCTATAATCCCTGCTAAAAGTGTACCCACAAGTGCACCATACATTGTTGTTAATAAGGCAACTGCCATTGCAGGACCAACAGCAGCAGGATCTGAAAGGTTTGCAAGCATTGCAACTAGACCTACTAAAGTACCAATCATTCCCATTGCACCTGCTGTTCCACCCATATTACCAAATATACCAATCATTGTATTATGTCTTTTATTCATGTGTTCTAGTTTAATTTCTAATAATGGCTGTAAAGCTTCAGGCTTTGTACCATCAACTAGTAACTGGAATGCTTCTTTAAAAAATGGATTAGTCTCTTGCAAAACTTTTTGTTCAATTTGCATTACACCATGTTTTTTAATCTCTGTCGCGTAGAATATAATTTTTTCAACAAGTTCAGGTAGAGGTTCAACTTTTACTTCATTAAAAGCAACCTTTATAGCAGGTGTGATTCTTTTTAAATCAGAGCCTTCAAATTGTCCAGCTGTTACTGCAATTGTTCCACCAAATACAATTACAACAGATGGGATATCAATATATGGTCCAAAACCTACACCACCTAGAATAATAGCTAAGGCAACTAAACCCCAACCACCGACTAATCCACCTAAAGTACTCTTATCCATAAATTATATTCCTATTTGACTCAATTTTAAATCACTATTACCAATTTTTTTTACTTTTAATCCAAATTTACCTTCAACAATTACAGCTTCACCCTCACCAATTTTAATTCCATTAACTAAAATTTCCAAAGGCTCATTAACCATTTGTTCTAATTCTATAATTTCTCCAATATCCCAACTCAAAATATCTTTTAATAAAACAACTTTTGTACCTAATCTAACACTCAATTTTAATTTTACATTATAAAGTAGCTCTAAATTTTTCGGTGCTTGTATTGATGAAGTTGAATTACTATTTGAAGATGGTACAATACTAGCATTACTAGAAGATTGATTCGATGCAACATTTTCATGTGATTCATCTCCTGTAATAGAAGAAAAAAATGGTAAAATAATTTGATCAAAAGAAACAATTACAGGAAGCTTATCCTCATCTAAACTTATTATAAACTCGAAACTATTATCTTTTTGTATAGTATTACTGTCAATAATACTTGAACTTTTTATTTCTGTTTTAATTGAACTTACATCATCAAAACCTTGAGCGTTAACACTTGTACAAAAACTTCCACAAACATTAGAAATGATTTCATTAACAGCATCAGTAATTTCATCATCTATGTGTTCTTTTAAGTCTCCCATCCCTCCAAGCATTAAATACTCAAATTTTGTTGCACTAATGGTTGGTATATAAAAATGCCAAGTTGAAGATATATCCTTAAAATCAAATTTTGCGACACAATCAACTAGCTGAGTCGAGCCTAAAGATTCAATATTTAATTCTGTAACACTATCAACGGATGTGCTTTTTGATAAAAGTTGTTCTAAAGTATTTGATAACTCATTTTTAAAAATATCTGATAAATCTGAAGCCAATTAATTTGCCTTAATCTTTTTTATTTTGAAGAGATTCAAGCTCTTTTAATAAAAAAGCTTTTATCTTCATCATATCCTCTGTAGGATATTTATTCTCTACTTCACCTCTTGTAACTTTTACAAAAAAATCTTTTGAATTTTTGTTATATCCGAACTTTATATTATCGAGTATAACTTCATTTTGAGGGGTATTATTCTCAGGAGACATAGCTTTTTTATATTCATCATCTTGAATAACTTTTACTTTCTCATCTACATTACTAACTTTTTGAATTTTTTCAATATTATTTTGTTTTGCGTTATCTATTTCTGCAATTCTTCCAATTTCCATAATATCCTCCTAAAAAGTAACTATTAATTTTACATTATATCAAAAAAAAATTAAATTATTTCAGATATAAGGATAAATTATAGAGATTCTAAATACTCATCGAAGCCTAAAAGTCGAAAATCTATTAAAGAATCAGAATAAGGTTCTTTTAAATATTGTTTTGCACTTATTAATTTAAGTTCTTGTATTAATTGAACAGCAGTTAAAAAATCTGCACCTGGATCCTTTAATACAGCCTTTATTAAAGAAATTTGAATAGATGCATCATTATATCTACCTGCTTTTAATAAAGCTGCAACCATTAAATACATATTATATTTATCTTCAAGTTTATACTCTTTTTGTAAATACTCAATTGTCTTAATTGTCTCATCTGGCTTATTTAAATGTAAATTTCTCAAAGCTTGAGTTCTTAGATAAGATGGAGATTTCTTACCAATTATTTTCATATCTGCTTTTAAAAATAAACCTATAGATTTAAGTAAATCGATATAATATTGAGTTATTAATAAAGGGCCTTCTAAAAAATTATTATTAATACTTAAAGGAACAGTATCTTGAAGTCTAGAATAGTAATTAAAGTCATTTTCTCCTGGTCTTCTTTGTACAAGCCTTATTAAATATGTTAAAGGGTCTTTAATATGTTCATCTAATAAAGGATGATTAATATCAACCTTACCCTCATTCATTTGCTCCATAAAATCTAAAGCTTTAAAAAATACTGTTAACTCATAATCTTTTGCTTGAACACTATTTTTAGATGCTTGGTTTATAAATAGTCTGTATAGTTCTTTTCCAAAGTATTCATATAGACCATTTTTTGAATTAATATTTGATTCAATATAATCTTTATCTGGTATAAATTTATTTATTCTTTTTGCAGTAATAAGTACCATTGATGCGAAAAGTTTATTTCCTGGATTTAGTTTATATGCCTTTTGAAAGTATGTAAATGCTGTATTAAAATCAAAGATGTGTGTACATGCTAATGCATAATTATAATAAACATAAGATTTTGAGTTCTCACCTAAATATTTTCTTAATTCAGTTACTCTTAATATTGGATCATCTTTTACAACACTTAAAAACTTTCCATTATATTCAACCATTTGTTCTAAGTTTTCAATTCCGAGTTCCTCTTTGTGCATCAACCCTTTAACCGTATCATAAATAACTTCTTGTGTATCTGAAAAAATGAAAGGTGCGAAGTAATAGATAAAATCAATTTTTCTGTTCTCTGTGAAATTAAGTATTAAATCTAAATACTGCTTAGAAGTATATTTATTTTCATTAAAAAACATCTCTAAAGGTAATTCTAAATTTGTTTTGAAAAGAATCCTTCTTTTGTTTATTTCGTCTAAATTCTCTTTTAAAAGTTTAATTTTATTTGATTTAAGGTTTATAAATGTTTCAAACCATAAAATATCATTAATTGTATTTGGATTAGAAGTTTCATCTTTTGCTTTTTGTAAAAATCGCCTTGCTTTTTCATAATCTTGTAGCTTTATATGTATCAACGCTTTTTTCAAAGTCATTGCGAAATCCATACTTTCTAAAACCATAAGTGCACTTTTATAATCTTTTAAAATTATATAAGTATCTGCAAGCATTCTTTTTGAATGTTCTGATAGTTCTCTATATTTTTTTGAGATTTTTACAATTTTATCAAGATACTTATTATCTTTTGTAATTTGATATAAATAAAAACTTGCAGACATATAAGAAAAACTATTAGTTTTTATAAAATTTTCATTTTCGTAAATTTTTGTTAAATATAATATAGCATTATCAATAGAGTTTAACTTATAATAAGCAATACCAATATTTAAATTTGAAGGTACATACATTATTCCTTCAGTTTTTTTAAATAATTCAATTGCTTCTTTATATTCACCTTTACTAAGTAACAATACTGCTTTATTAAAATCAACTTGTAGTGCTAAATTTTTTTGAGACTTTTTTAATTTATCAAATTTAAATAGTATTTCAGGTTGAGACTCTATTAAATCATTAGCATATAAAATATTACAGCAAAATATTAATAATAATTTATATAATAACTTCATTAATAACCTATACTATGGCATTTACTTGAGCATATAACTCTTCATTACGTTTTTCTAATATATCAATTCTTTGTTTTAAATTCATATTTTCAACTCTTAATTCTTGTAAATCATCTCTTGCTACTTGTAATGTTTCTTGGTTAGTTTTTAAAGTATTTACTCCAACTTTAACTTGCTTTTCATATCTATCGATTAAAGTGTGTAGTCTTTGAATCTCAGATTCAACAATATTCTTCTCTTCATTTACTTTTTTATATAAAGATTTATAAACATTAGCACTAGAAAAGAAATAGAGCAATAATATTCCTAAAACTGTAATTAATATGATATTTTCCAAGTTTATCCTAATAAAAATAAAGTAAGTAAAAACTTACTTTATTTAAAATTATCTTTTTAGATTGATTAATGTATTCAACAACTCATCAGAAGTTGTAATTGATTTAGCATTAGCTTCAAATGCTCTTTGAAATACCATTAAGTTAACCAAACTCTCACTTAAGTCTGCTGTACTTAATTCTAAAGTTTGAGCTTCTACTTTTGCTGTTTTATCATTATTTAAATTATGAATAGGCTCACCTGATTCAGTTGTTTTTGATAATAAGTTATCTCCAACTGGCTCTAAGCCTCTATAGTTATTAAATAAAGCAATTGCTACTTGTCCAATTGCAAACTCTGCACCATCTTGAGTCATAGTTATAAGACCTGTACTATCTACTGCAAATTCACCAAATGCTGAATCTGAAATACCTAATGTATCAAGTCTTAATTGTAAACTTCCTTTAGTTGATGTTTGATCAACTTTATTTACAATTTCTAAAAACTCTGCTCCTGCACCTTGTCTTCCACTATAGTTATTATCTTTATCAATAGGAGTATAGTTTCCTCCTAATGGATTTGAAGCATCAGTATCAGTTGTAACATCAGAATATTTTAAAGTTCCTGTAAATTCAACATCATAATTATTATCTAATGTTTCAATAACAAGATTTCCATTTATATTTTTTGCAACAATATAATCACTTAAGTTATTAGTTACAACAGCATCTCTATTACCATTACTTGCTAAAAAAGTTGGTTTTGTTGTATCATTTATTGCAGCTACAATATCATCAATACTTGTAGCATCATCAATTAAAATATTTAAAGCTGCAGGTGGGTTACCACCATCATTTGGAACAGGGATTGTTGCACCTAACTCTTTATTATAAATAGTAATTCCATAAGTAAAATCTTTTGTAATTGAACCATCTTCAGCAAGTCCAAGACCTGATGTAGTGTAAACATCTTGCTGTTTACCAGTAACTAATCTAGCTAATGCATCTCTAGATGATTCAAGTGCACCAATACCCTCACCTGCTGAAGCAAGTGTTTGTGTTTGGAAGCTTCCTTGATTAGTTATACTACCAGAGATTTCTGCTACTTCTGAAATCACAAACTCTTTTCCTGGAATTAGCGATTCTATTTGTATAATACCTTTTGCCATATCAGCTTGAGCAGTTGATAATTCATAACTATCACTTAATTCTAGTGTATCACCTATTCCACCACTCTCATTAACCATATAAGCTTTTAATCCAGGTATTTCAGATATCTTATCTGCTAATGCTTTATATGTAGCAATTCTACTTGCTTGGATATTCTGGTCAGCTGCATCTACAAGACCATCATTATTTAAATCAGATGTAGTTAATCCTGTTTCAGTCGTAGTAACTGATACAAATGTTTGTAATATTTTATTACCATCTATATATGCATATATTTGATCTCCATCTTTAGATATAACTGCATCTGTCTCAGATTTAAAGTTTATTTGTGAAACTTGTGCAACTGAAGATGCAGAAGCTCCATCTGGCTCATTTTTCAACTGTTGTAGCCAATTTGAGTAATCAGCAATTGCTGCTTCAACATCAGAAATTTTTGCAGCTTGAGTCTTCATTCCAGCTCCACTAAATACAGTAGCTGAATCTGATTTTGCTGTTGCTGTATAATCTGTAGCTTTTGCTGTAATTGTTTCAATGTAAGTTCCATGTCTAATTACTTTTGAATTTAAAAGTTTTGTGTAATCATTTGTAAAAACACTTGTATTTGGGTTTGTTGTAACTACATCATTAGCTGTATCAATTGGACTCATCATCCAACCTTGTACTTCATTACCAGCTGCATCTTGTAGTGTCCCATTATCCCCCATTCTAAAGTTACCAGCTCTAGTATAAAGGATTTCAGAAGTTCCAGTTGTCCTTGTATTAACTACAGAAAAGAATCCCTCTCCACTTAAAGCCATATCATATGATACACCTGTAAGTTTTAAGTTACCTTGAACATATAATTTTTCTGCATCTAAAATTTTTGAACCTTTACCGATTCTATCTTGATACATTTGATCTGCAAACGAAATTCTTGAAGATTTAAATCCTATTGTATTTACGTTTGCAATATTATTTGATTCATTATCTAAAGCTTGTTGTTGTGACGATAATCCTGAGATACCTGTCCATAGTGCTCCAATCATGATAAATCCTTTATTCTTTGTTTATGAACTTCTGTCCATACATTAAAATTAAAAAAATTCTAATGTATGGACAGAAATATCTTTATTTTTTCATCTGAATAGCAGTATTTAGAAACTCATCTGAAACAGTAATTGATTTTGAATTAGCTTCAAATGCTTTTTGATAAAAGAGTAATTTACTTAAACTATTACTATATGATGCATTACTTGTTTCGATTGATTTTGATACAAGTGTTGATAAATCATCTGCATTTAAAGCTTCACCTGAATAAAGAGTCTCTTTAAAGATGTTACTTCCTTCAGGATTTAATCCTTGCATATTTCTAAAATGTGCAGTTGAAATTTTACTAACTAAAAAACTATTATTATCATTAGTTACATAAACCAATCCATCATCACTAATACTAACTTCACCTTTTATATCCTCAACTAAACCTAGAGCATTTAATCTTAAATTGATATCTTCATTACCTATAACAGTTTTATCTTTGTATGTTAATACATTAGTAATTTCTAAATATTTTCCACCTGCATTTTCAACTGCTTCTTTTAAAGCTTGTCTGCTGCTATCTAACATTGCTAAACCTGTACCTTGAATAGATTCTTGTATTTTAGAAATAGGTACATATTCACTATTAAGGTTAGCTTCTAGAATTTTAAATTCTTTACCTGGGACTAAAGATTCAATAGTCAATACTCCATTTGTACTAACATTAGCATTAAAACCTTCAGTATTTGACAATTTATCAGATAAATTATTTAAAGTGGTTTGAATATCCGAGTCAAAATATTCTTTATATTCTACCCCATCAATTTGCACCCTAATAAAATCATTCTGATTTTTCAAGTTTGGTAATTGACTAGAAAAATCAACTTCAGAGATTTGCTTTTGAGAAGGTGTTGAAACTACATCAAAATTTGATTGTAAAAGTTTTATTTTGTTTAAAAAATCATTTTTTAAAAGTTCAACATCATTAATTTTAGAGCTAGCTGTTTTATAATTTTGTCCACTTATTGTATCATCAACTGCGGCTGAATTATAATCTGTTGTTTTTACATTATGATTATAAACTGTTTCATCATGCGATATATCAATAGATGCAATAAAATTTGAGAACTCATCTGTAAATAATGTATCATTAATATCTGTAGCTGTAATATTTTTTTCTTGAGGAGATAAACCTTGAACTTTAAATAATTCTTGTGTCTCTAAAAAACCATCCTCTCCTTGTTGAAAATTACCAGCTCTTGTGTAATAAGTAAGTCCTGTTGACCTATCATTGATAACAAACATTCCTTTACCTTCAATAGCAACATCTAAATTTACATTTGTTAATTGAACATTACCTTGAGAAAAACTTTTTTCAACATTTTGTATATTTACACCTTTACCGTAACCATTTTTATACATCATATCTTCAAAAGTTACATTATCTTCTTTATGACCAATCGTTGTTGCATTAGAAACATTATTAGATTCTACAGAAATTGCATTTTCAAAAGATAATAATCCAATTTTTCCATTATTTAATGCACCAATCATAATTAATTCCTAAAATACTTTTGTAATTGTAGAAAAAGGTATAGATGTAAGTTCATCTGAATAAACAGGACTTGAAACTCCAGCTAATTTGTAATTATGTTCTATTTGTTCATTATTTTCATCCAATACAACTAATTTACCATCTTCATCAAGCAAAGGCTCTCCTGGATTATTAAGAGCAATTTTATCACCAGTTAAATTTCCATTTTCATCCATAATTTCACCATTGACATTATAATTAATTATAGATGGTTCTTCTTCATCTGTGATAATTCTATCTTCTAAATATAACATTTGTTGTGCAATTACTTGTATTTCACCATCTACATTTTCTACAGATCTAACTGTGTAAGCTTTACTAACACCATTTTCACCGATGTTTCCATCTTCGATATTTTTTCCAATAATGTTAGCTGCATTTGATAGTGCATTTTGAGAAAAAGCTGTCTGTAATGATTGCATAGCTGCAATAGTTTGCTGGTTAGTCTCAATAGTAGACATTTGCATTTGTGTTGCAAGCATTTGCTGAGAATCCATAGGTTTAGTAGGATCTTGTAACTTTAACTCTTGGATCATTAAATTTAAAAAATCCTCATTCGTTAGTTGATCATTACTAATTGAAGATGTGTATGAGTTACCATCTACACCTGTATTTGAGTTGATTGCTATATTATCTGCCATAATTTACTCCTAAATCATATTCTCTTCAAAGAAAAATCTAATTACATTATCAGAATCCATTGCGTCTTGAACTCTAACTGCTAATTTATCTTCAATTACTATGATATCACCTGTTCCTATAATTCTGCTATTTACATAAATATCTCCACCTGAACCAGCTGGTTTATGTAAAGAAATGATATCACCTTCACTTAGTTTTAAAAAGTCTGAAATAGAAATATTTGTGTTTCCCAAAATAACATCGACTGTAATCTCAGTATCAACAAGTAAGTCATAATCTCTTTCGCTAATTTCCATTTAATCACTTTTTTTATCTATTTTGCTTTATTATAGCACAAAGTTTTGAAAATTAGTCTAAAAAGATTATTTTATCAAATAACAGTATCTAATGTCTCCAACATAGATGTAACTTTTGCCTCAATATTTCCATCAAAGTTACCTAAATCACTAGCAATTACTACTCCACCTGCTGTTACATTAGGATCTTGCCTTAATTCTATTAGTGGATCTAAATTTAACTGATCCTTTAAAATTTCATAATCTTTGGGATTAAGATGAATCTGTACTTTTGAAGCTGTTTTAATTTTCTCAAGTAATTGAGTAATCGTTTGCCTTGCAATTAGTGAGGAGTTCTCTCCTACTTCAATATTTATAATCTTTTTTGCAATAGAAATTGATGTCTTTAAAAGTTTTGTTTCCATTTGAAAAGTTGCTTGTTCAAAGAATGCAGCATAATGTTTTAAATCTTTTATAGCTTGAACAACTTGAGCATCTATATCTTTAGATCTAACTCCCTCATTTTCTATTATAGAAACTTTTGATGTAATTTGATCCAATTTTAGATGTAAGTTTTTGATTTCATCTAA
This genomic interval carries:
- a CDS encoding FliH/SctL family protein; translation: MADNVYSNAKIVNKNDNIEEYKLGTFINNQVSEGNDATVSKNTAVLSNAQESSMLSVEPLLDEIKNLHLKLDQITSKVSIIENEGVRSKDIDAQVVQAIKDLKHYAAFFEQATFQMETKLLKTSISIAKKIINIEVGENSSLIARQTITQLLEKIKTASKVQIHLNPKDYEILKDQLNLDPLIELRQDPNVTAGGVVIASDLGNFDGNIEAKVTSMLETLDTVI
- a CDS encoding FliM/FliN family flagellar motor switch protein; this encodes MEISERDYDLLVDTEITVDVILGNTNISISDFLKLSEGDIISLHKPAGSGGDIYVNSRIIGTGDIIVIEDKLAVRVQDAMDSDNVIRFFFEENMI
- a CDS encoding motility protein A, whose protein sequence is MDKSTLGGLVGGWGLVALAIILGGVGFGPYIDIPSVVIVFGGTIAVTAGQFEGSDLKRITPAIKVAFNEVKVEPLPELVEKIIFYATEIKKHGVMQIEQKVLQETNPFFKEAFQLLVDGTKPEALQPLLEIKLEHMNKRHNTMIGIFGNMGGTAGAMGMIGTLVGLVAMLANLSDPAAVGPAMAVALLTTMYGALVGTLLAGIIESKLSQKHAVEETACEVIIQGATMIAAEESIGNIKMQLNAILVETEE
- a CDS encoding FliM/FliN family flagellar motor switch protein — protein: MASDLSDIFKNELSNTLEQLLSKSTSVDSVTELNIESLGSTQLVDCVAKFDFKDISSTWHFYIPTISATKFEYLMLGGMGDLKEHIDDEITDAVNEIISNVCGSFCTSVNAQGFDDVSSIKTEIKSSSIIDSNTIQKDNSFEFIISLDEDKLPVIVSFDQIILPFFSSITGDESHENVASNQSSSNASIVPSSNSNSTSSIQAPKNLELLYNVKLKLSVRLGTKVVLLKDILSWDIGEIIELEQMVNEPLEILVNGIKIGEGEAVIVEGKFGLKVKKIGNSDLKLSQIGI
- a CDS encoding tetratricopeptide repeat protein, which translates into the protein MKLLYKLLLIFCCNILYANDLIESQPEILFKFDKLKKSQKNLALQVDFNKAVLLLSKGEYKEAIELFKKTEGIMYVPSNLNIGIAYYKLNSIDNAILYLTKIYENENFIKTNSFSYMSASFYLYQITKDNKYLDKIVKISKKYRELSEHSKRMLADTYIILKDYKSALMVLESMDFAMTLKKALIHIKLQDYEKARRFLQKAKDETSNPNTINDILWFETFINLKSNKIKLLKENLDEINKRRILFKTNLELPLEMFFNENKYTSKQYLDLILNFTENRKIDFIYYFAPFIFSDTQEVIYDTVKGLMHKEELGIENLEQMVEYNGKFLSVVKDDPILRVTELRKYLGENSKSYVYYNYALACTHIFDFNTAFTYFQKAYKLNPGNKLFASMVLITAKRINKFIPDKDYIESNINSKNGLYEYFGKELYRLFINQASKNSVQAKDYELTVFFKALDFMEQMNEGKVDINHPLLDEHIKDPLTYLIRLVQRRPGENDFNYYSRLQDTVPLSINNNFLEGPLLITQYYIDLLKSIGLFLKADMKIIGKKSPSYLRTQALRNLHLNKPDETIKTIEYLQKEYKLEDKYNMYLMVAALLKAGRYNDASIQISLIKAVLKDPGADFLTAVQLIQELKLISAKQYLKEPYSDSLIDFRLLGFDEYLESL
- a CDS encoding flagellar hook-basal body complex protein, yielding MIGALNNGKIGLLSFENAISVESNNVSNATTIGHKEDNVTFEDMMYKNGYGKGVNIQNVEKSFSQGNVQLTNVNLDVAIEGKGMFVINDRSTGLTYYTRAGNFQQGEDGFLETQELFKVQGLSPQEKNITATDINDTLFTDEFSNFIASIDISHDETVYNHNVKTTDYNSAAVDDTISGQNYKTASSKINDVELLKNDFLNKIKLLQSNFDVVSTPSQKQISEVDFSSQLPNLKNQNDFIRVQIDGVEYKEYFDSDIQTTLNNLSDKLSNTEGFNANVSTNGVLTIESLVPGKEFKILEANLNSEYVPISKIQESIQGTGLAMLDSSRQALKEAVENAGGKYLEITNVLTYKDKTVIGNEDINLRLNALGLVEDIKGEVSISDDGLVYVTNDNNSFLVSKISTAHFRNMQGLNPEGSNIFKETLYSGEALNADDLSTLVSKSIETSNASYSNSLSKLLFYQKAFEANSKSITVSDEFLNTAIQMKK
- a CDS encoding flagellar hook-basal body complex protein, yielding MIGALWTGISGLSSQQQALDNESNNIANVNTIGFKSSRISFADQMYQDRIGKGSKILDAEKLYVQGNLKLTGVSYDMALSGEGFFSVVNTRTTGTSEILYTRAGNFRMGDNGTLQDAAGNEVQGWMMSPIDTANDVVTTNPNTSVFTNDYTKLLNSKVIRHGTYIETITAKATDYTATAKSDSATVFSGAGMKTQAAKISDVEAAIADYSNWLQQLKNEPDGASASSVAQVSQINFKSETDAVISKDGDQIYAYIDGNKILQTFVSVTTTETGLTTSDLNNDGLVDAADQNIQASRIATYKALADKISEIPGLKAYMVNESGGIGDTLELSDSYELSTAQADMAKGIIQIESLIPGKEFVISEVAEISGSITNQGSFQTQTLASAGEGIGALESSRDALARLVTGKQQDVYTTSGLGLAEDGSITKDFTYGITIYNKELGATIPVPNDGGNPPAALNILIDDATSIDDIVAAINDTTKPTFLASNGNRDAVVTNNLSDYIVAKNINGNLVIETLDNNYDVEFTGTLKYSDVTTDTDASNPLGGNYTPIDKDNNYSGRQGAGAEFLEIVNKVDQTSTKGSLQLRLDTLGISDSAFGEFAVDSTGLITMTQDGAEFAIGQVAIALFNNYRGLEPVGDNLLSKTTESGEPIHNLNNDKTAKVEAQTLELSTADLSESLVNLMVFQRAFEANAKSITTSDELLNTLINLKR
- a CDS encoding flagellar hook capping FlgD N-terminal domain-containing protein, translating into MADNIAINSNTGVDGNSYTSSISNDQLTNEDFLNLMIQELKLQDPTKPMDSQQMLATQMQMSTIETNQQTIAAMQSLQTAFSQNALSNAANIIGKNIEDGNIGENGVSKAYTVRSVENVDGEIQVIAQQMLYLEDRIITDEEEPSIINYNVNGEIMDENGNLTGDKIALNNPGEPLLDEDGKLVVLDENNEQIEHNYKLAGVSSPVYSDELTSIPFSTITKVF
- a CDS encoding rod-binding protein produces the protein MEINSNNLINTEIFKTNKFDNIETKNLEDEKLREVCDSFESYFLNQIMDISLKNTKVAGESPGSDIVKGMYIQSIADNSSGTLGISNMLYEFLSKENNK
- a CDS encoding OmpA/MotB family protein, with the translated sequence MAKKCPECPKCLPGWLVQFGDLMSLLLTFFILLLSMAVMDKKKVEEYFEVMKKAMGFIDASTDVETQSEKHSTQDSSSESEESDSQSEMEQSSAQMQEIVDEINSTQTIESQEVSIEKGKNEFVLDIPSTIMFNDGEYNLTSPEAKRFIGKIARVIRTMPQTFNIEIIGHTDTNRLNSATIPRDEWDISALRSISVVKELIKNRIDPAVLKVSAYGSYHPKSNTSSDNRRVELRFFSQDNQSDILSEENFFDRLE
- a CDS encoding flagellin; protein product: MEIGRIAEIDNAKQNNIEKIQKVSNVDEKVKVIQDDEYKKAMSPENNTPQNEVILDNIKFGYNKNSKDFFVKVTRGEVENKYPTEDMMKIKAFLLKELESLQNKKD